One Limisphaerales bacterium DNA window includes the following coding sequences:
- a CDS encoding c-type cytochrome: protein MNSQCVSRWGLPVLAVVALTGNISAANADLIAQGKALFQAKICFTCHQVDGGPPALAGVAMKAPKFEGNFWGQEREVTLGFGGKDAKAKFDEAYFIESIRNPIAKVVKSAAAPMPPPPAVNDEEMKALVAYVKSLSDGTAPAGAGIVAKGALKKFQYRVYNGSWSNLPDFEKLKPVKSGKADSGIADTNLSETRDNFGLVIEGELEVKTKGKYTFNLGSDDGSRLLVNGVPVVVNDGVHGVVNKNGTATLDAGVNLIRIEYFEKGGGEHLSLDMSGPGIKKLQLAHNTAPQGGGNKPAIATGNPIVPENNEAVMYRNFIQGASPRGIGVGYPENVNICFDANALNIVMTWHGAFMDGAKHWNGRGQGFQPPSGHYLIKLKRAQAIAVLPDEKAPWPELKLGNNDDDRAKGLRFRGYRLVEGRRPVFKYTAGETVIEDYVTPEAGALPAFTRQLTLTGSGKYYYLAAADGFIEKQGNSWKVGQNLKLTIDSPDAPILRDGANGKELLVPVIVDGKAILRAKYEWDLN, encoded by the coding sequence ATGAACTCACAATGTGTTTCTCGTTGGGGACTGCCCGTGCTGGCGGTCGTGGCATTGACCGGAAATATCTCGGCTGCGAATGCGGATTTAATTGCTCAAGGCAAAGCGCTTTTTCAGGCCAAGATTTGTTTCACCTGCCATCAGGTGGATGGCGGGCCGCCGGCGCTCGCGGGCGTGGCAATGAAAGCGCCGAAATTCGAAGGCAATTTCTGGGGGCAGGAACGCGAGGTCACCCTCGGATTTGGCGGCAAGGATGCCAAGGCCAAGTTCGATGAGGCCTACTTCATTGAATCCATCCGTAATCCGATTGCCAAGGTGGTGAAAAGTGCCGCGGCACCCATGCCGCCGCCGCCTGCGGTGAATGACGAGGAAATGAAGGCGCTCGTTGCGTATGTGAAAAGTCTCAGTGACGGAACGGCTCCGGCCGGTGCGGGCATTGTGGCCAAGGGGGCGCTGAAGAAATTCCAGTACCGCGTCTACAACGGGTCTTGGAGTAACCTGCCTGATTTCGAGAAGCTGAAGCCGGTGAAATCCGGCAAAGCGGACAGCGGGATCGCCGATACCAATCTTTCCGAGACCCGGGATAATTTCGGGTTGGTAATCGAAGGCGAACTCGAGGTGAAGACCAAAGGCAAATACACCTTCAACCTCGGTTCGGATGACGGTTCGCGGTTGTTGGTCAACGGCGTGCCCGTGGTGGTCAACGACGGTGTGCACGGAGTGGTCAACAAAAACGGCACGGCCACGCTGGATGCCGGTGTGAATCTGATCCGCATTGAGTATTTTGAGAAAGGTGGCGGCGAACATCTCTCGCTCGATATGTCCGGGCCCGGTATCAAGAAACTGCAGCTGGCCCACAACACCGCCCCGCAGGGTGGTGGCAACAAGCCGGCCATCGCCACCGGCAACCCGATTGTGCCGGAGAACAATGAGGCGGTGATGTATCGCAACTTCATTCAAGGCGCCTCCCCACGCGGCATTGGTGTGGGCTATCCGGAAAACGTGAACATTTGTTTCGATGCCAACGCGCTGAATATTGTGATGACCTGGCACGGCGCGTTTATGGACGGCGCCAAGCACTGGAACGGGCGCGGGCAGGGATTCCAGCCGCCCAGCGGCCATTACCTGATCAAGCTCAAGCGCGCGCAGGCGATTGCCGTGTTGCCTGATGAGAAGGCTCCGTGGCCGGAGTTGAAGCTGGGCAACAACGATGATGATCGCGCCAAGGGCCTGCGGTTCCGGGGGTATCGGCTCGTGGAAGGCCGCCGACCGGTGTTCAAGTACACCGCGGGCGAAACGGTGATTGAAGATTACGTGACTCCCGAGGCCGGCGCTCTGCCGGCCTTTACCCGTCAACTCACCCTGACTGGCAGCGGCAAATACTACTATCTCGCCGCCGCCGACGGGTTCATTGAGAAACAGGGCAACAGTTGGAAGGTGGGCCAGAACCTCAAGCTCACAATCGATAGTCCGGACGCGCCCATCCTGCGGGATGGCGCCAACGGCAAGGAACTGCTGGTGCCCGTGATTGTGGATGGCAAGGCCATCCTGCGCGCCAAATACGAATGGGACCTCAACTAA